In Streptomyces sp. 840.1, one DNA window encodes the following:
- the ectB gene encoding diaminobutyrate--2-oxoglutarate transaminase: MTITPPALSVFETLESEVRSYCRGWPAVFDRAQGARLTDEDGHSYLDFFAGAGSLNYGHNNPVLKRALIDYIERDGITHGLDMATTAKRAFLETFQNVILRPRDLPYKVMFPGPTGTNAVESALKLARKVKGRESVVSFTNAFHGMSLGSLAVTGNAFKRAGAGIPLVHGTPMPFDNYFDGQIPDFLWFERLLEDQGSGLNKPAAVIVETVQGEGGINVARAEWLRALQELCHRQDMLLIVDDIQMGCGRTGDFFSFEESGIVPDIVTLSKSISGYGMPMSLCLFKGELDIWEPGEHNGTFRGNNPAFVTAAATLDAYWADGQMAQQTRARGQQVEQTLLAICGEHDSARFRGRGLVWGLEFDDPARASAVCARAFELGLLLETSGPQSEVVKLLPPLTITPEELDEGLRTLARCVRETA, from the coding sequence GTGACCATCACCCCGCCCGCCCTGAGTGTCTTCGAAACCCTCGAGTCCGAGGTACGTAGCTACTGCCGAGGCTGGCCCGCCGTGTTCGACCGCGCGCAGGGCGCCCGCCTGACGGACGAGGACGGCCACTCGTACCTCGACTTCTTCGCCGGAGCCGGATCACTCAACTACGGCCACAACAACCCGGTGCTGAAACGCGCGCTGATCGACTACATCGAGCGCGACGGCATCACCCACGGCCTCGACATGGCGACCACCGCCAAGCGGGCCTTCCTGGAGACCTTCCAGAACGTCATCCTGCGGCCGCGCGACCTGCCGTACAAGGTGATGTTCCCCGGCCCGACGGGCACCAACGCCGTCGAGTCGGCGCTGAAGCTCGCCCGCAAGGTCAAGGGCCGCGAGTCCGTGGTGTCGTTCACCAACGCCTTCCACGGCATGTCGCTCGGCTCGCTGGCCGTCACCGGCAACGCCTTCAAGCGGGCCGGCGCCGGCATCCCGCTGGTGCACGGCACCCCGATGCCGTTCGACAACTACTTCGACGGTCAGATCCCCGACTTCCTCTGGTTCGAGCGCCTCCTGGAGGACCAGGGATCCGGCCTCAACAAGCCCGCCGCCGTGATCGTGGAGACGGTCCAGGGCGAGGGCGGCATCAACGTCGCCCGCGCCGAGTGGCTCCGCGCGCTCCAGGAGCTGTGCCACCGCCAGGACATGCTCCTGATCGTCGACGACATCCAGATGGGCTGCGGCCGTACCGGCGACTTCTTCTCCTTCGAGGAGTCCGGCATCGTCCCGGACATCGTGACCCTGTCGAAGTCGATCAGCGGCTACGGCATGCCCATGTCACTCTGCCTCTTCAAGGGTGAGCTGGACATCTGGGAGCCGGGCGAGCACAACGGCACCTTCCGCGGCAACAACCCGGCCTTCGTCACCGCCGCCGCCACGCTCGACGCCTACTGGGCCGACGGCCAGATGGCGCAGCAGACCCGGGCCCGCGGCCAGCAGGTCGAACAGACCCTGCTGGCGATCTGCGGCGAGCACGACAGCGCGCGGTTCCGCGGCCGCGGACTCGTGTGGGGTCTGGAGTTCGATGACCCGGCGCGTGCGTCGGCCGTGTGCGCCCGCGCCTTCGAGCTGGGGCTGCTGCTGGAGACGTCCGGCCCGCAGAGCGAGGTCGTCAAGCTGCTCCCGCCGCTGACCATCACCCCCGAGGAGCTGGACGAGGGCCTGCGCACGCTGGCCCGCTGCGTCCGCGAGACCGCCTGA
- a CDS encoding VOC family protein, with protein sequence MTSHVHHVTVDCADAYELATFWAGVLGSPVSDEDSPGDPEALVETADTALLFITVPEPKSTKNRVHFDIQPDDRTRDEEVERLLALGATLVGDHRKPNGRGWATLADPEGNEFCVECSARERAELTGTRLPVTAADVTSSVRLAVAALREAPADNWHSPAGTLSWTCWETVEHLSDDLFAYAAQLGPQSPPLDGEVPFHWSPRREGGPSNAIFADPAAGTAGLLQVLEASGAMLAAMVATTAPDVRSYHGFGISDAEGFAAMGIVETLVHTHDLAEGLGLDWTPPAELCDRVLARLFPDAPDDSDRWTVLLWSTGRAELPGRARVSSWKWHGAPPADAPQS encoded by the coding sequence ATGACTTCACACGTGCACCACGTCACCGTCGACTGCGCCGACGCCTACGAGCTCGCCACGTTCTGGGCCGGGGTGCTGGGCTCTCCCGTATCCGACGAGGACTCCCCCGGTGACCCCGAGGCCCTCGTCGAAACCGCGGACACCGCGCTGCTGTTCATCACCGTGCCCGAGCCCAAGAGCACCAAGAACCGCGTCCACTTCGACATCCAGCCGGACGACCGCACCCGGGACGAGGAGGTCGAGCGGCTGCTCGCCCTCGGCGCCACCCTCGTCGGCGATCACCGCAAGCCGAACGGGCGCGGCTGGGCGACCCTGGCCGATCCGGAGGGCAACGAGTTCTGCGTGGAGTGCAGTGCGCGCGAGCGGGCGGAGCTGACCGGGACGCGGCTCCCGGTCACCGCGGCCGACGTGACCTCGTCGGTCCGGCTCGCGGTCGCCGCGCTCAGGGAGGCCCCGGCGGACAACTGGCACTCCCCGGCCGGGACGCTGAGCTGGACCTGCTGGGAGACCGTGGAGCACCTGAGCGACGACCTGTTCGCGTACGCGGCCCAACTGGGACCGCAGTCACCGCCGTTGGACGGGGAGGTGCCGTTCCACTGGAGCCCGCGGCGCGAGGGCGGGCCGTCCAACGCGATCTTCGCCGATCCGGCGGCCGGCACCGCCGGTCTGCTGCAGGTCCTGGAGGCGAGCGGGGCGATGCTCGCGGCGATGGTCGCCACGACCGCGCCGGACGTCCGCTCGTACCACGGCTTCGGGATCTCCGACGCGGAGGGATTCGCCGCGATGGGCATCGTGGAGACCCTGGTGCACACCCATGACCTGGCCGAGGGCCTGGGCCTGGACTGGACGCCGCCCGCAGAGCTGTGCGACCGGGTGCTGGCCCGGCTCTTCCCCGACGCCCCGGACGACAGCGACCGGTGGACCGTACTGCTGTGGTCCACCGGTCGCGCCGAACTCCCGGGCCGTGCACGGGTGTCGTCGTGGAAGTGGCACGGAGCCCCGCCGGCCGACGCCCCGCAGTCGTAG
- a CDS encoding GNAT family N-acetyltransferase: MIRTATPADLDDIVRLHTEARATYYRGHLPEEEYLGAEEVGRSRGGWARAVDREGATVLCAERDGVLAGIAAHAVRDGVMHLTQLHVAPDRWRQGVGTELHEACVAAWQRDGVAEARLEVFVHNTRAQSFYVARGWAPDPDHPRTSDHLVLRLAVPAGVRA, from the coding sequence ATGATCCGAACAGCCACGCCCGCCGATCTCGACGACATAGTCCGCCTGCACACCGAAGCGCGTGCCACCTACTACCGAGGCCACCTCCCGGAGGAGGAGTACCTGGGCGCCGAGGAGGTCGGCCGCAGCCGGGGCGGCTGGGCGCGCGCCGTCGACCGGGAAGGCGCCACCGTGCTCTGCGCGGAGCGCGACGGCGTCCTCGCCGGCATCGCGGCCCACGCCGTCCGCGACGGCGTCATGCACCTGACCCAGCTCCACGTGGCACCGGACCGGTGGCGCCAGGGCGTCGGCACCGAGCTGCACGAGGCGTGCGTGGCGGCCTGGCAGCGCGACGGGGTGGCTGAGGCCCGGCTGGAGGTCTTCGTCCACAACACCCGCGCCCAGTCCTTCTACGTGGCCAGGGGCTGGGCCCCCGATCCGGATCATCCCCGCACGAGCGACCATCTGGTGCTGCGCCTGGCGGTGCCGGCCGGGGTACGCGCCTGA
- a CDS encoding DsbA family oxidoreductase, with protein MRVEIWSDIACPWCYIGKARFEKGLAGFAHRDEVEVVHRSFELDPGRAKGDTVQVLDMLARKYGRSPEEARSMEANVAANAHSEGLGYRTEGRDHGSTFDIHRLLHLAKARGRQNELLDLAYRANFAEERSVFDGEVLAELAVEAGLDADEARAVLADPEAYADEVRADEREASELGANGVPFFVLDRRYGISGGQPAEVFAQALEQAWQDRPLTAIGGDAAACDADGACEVPAAGGNG; from the coding sequence ATGCGCGTCGAGATCTGGAGCGACATCGCCTGCCCGTGGTGCTACATCGGCAAGGCCCGTTTCGAGAAGGGCCTGGCCGGGTTCGCCCACCGTGACGAGGTCGAGGTGGTGCACCGCTCCTTCGAGCTCGACCCGGGGCGGGCCAAGGGCGACACCGTGCAGGTCCTCGACATGCTGGCGCGGAAGTACGGGCGCAGCCCCGAGGAGGCGCGGTCCATGGAGGCGAACGTCGCCGCCAACGCGCACTCCGAGGGGCTCGGCTACCGCACCGAGGGGCGGGACCACGGCAGCACCTTCGACATCCACCGGCTGCTGCACCTGGCCAAGGCCCGCGGGCGTCAGAACGAGCTGCTGGACCTCGCCTACCGGGCGAACTTCGCCGAGGAGCGGTCCGTCTTCGACGGCGAGGTGCTGGCCGAGCTCGCCGTGGAGGCCGGACTGGACGCCGACGAGGCGCGTGCCGTGCTCGCCGACCCCGAGGCGTACGCGGACGAGGTGCGGGCCGACGAGCGGGAGGCGTCCGAGCTGGGCGCCAACGGGGTGCCGTTCTTCGTGCTGGACCGGCGGTACGGGATCTCCGGCGGCCAGCCCGCCGAGGTCTTCGCCCAGGCGCTGGAGCAGGCGTGGCAGGACCGCCCGCTGACGGCGATCGGCGGGGACGCCGCGGCCTGTGACGCCGACGGCGCGTGCGAGGTTCCGGCTGCGGGCGGCAACGGCTGA
- a CDS encoding GNAT family N-acetyltransferase — protein sequence MEVTLRPVRDGDLPLFFDWMSDPVAVHAAAFTSEDPTDRHAFDAHWARILADPSVVMCSVLADGAVVGNAGVYGPPDDRDVTYWIDRARWGQGLATAALRALLVRVPERPLYARAAADNAGSRRVLEKCGFTVTGKDRGYAHARGEETAELLFTLPG from the coding sequence GTGGAGGTCACACTGCGCCCGGTGCGGGACGGCGATCTGCCGCTGTTCTTCGACTGGATGTCCGACCCGGTGGCGGTCCACGCCGCCGCGTTCACCAGTGAGGACCCCACGGACCGGCACGCGTTCGACGCCCACTGGGCGCGGATCCTGGCCGACCCGTCGGTCGTGATGTGCAGCGTCCTCGCCGACGGCGCGGTGGTCGGCAACGCCGGGGTCTACGGACCGCCGGACGACCGCGATGTCACCTACTGGATCGACCGTGCGCGATGGGGCCAGGGGCTGGCCACCGCGGCGCTGCGGGCGCTGCTGGTCCGCGTGCCGGAACGTCCGCTGTACGCGCGCGCCGCGGCGGACAACGCGGGGTCGCGGCGGGTACTGGAGAAGTGCGGGTTCACCGTGACGGGCAAGGACCGCGGCTACGCGCATGCCCGCGGCGAGGAGACGGCCGAGCTGCTGTTCACCCTGCCCGGATGA
- a CDS encoding ectoine synthase gives MIVRSFSDVENTDRHVKSASGTWESKRIVLAKEKVGFSLHETVLYAGTETSMWYANHIEAVLCTEGEAELTNDETGEKHWIAPGTMYLLNGHEHHTLRPKTDFRCVCVFNPPVTGREDHDENGVYPLLTEEG, from the coding sequence GTGATTGTCCGATCGTTCAGTGACGTCGAGAACACCGACCGGCACGTGAAGTCCGCCTCCGGCACCTGGGAGAGCAAGCGCATCGTGCTCGCCAAGGAGAAGGTGGGCTTCTCGCTCCACGAGACCGTGCTGTACGCGGGCACGGAGACCTCGATGTGGTACGCCAACCACATCGAGGCCGTGCTCTGCACGGAGGGCGAGGCAGAACTCACCAACGACGAGACCGGTGAGAAGCACTGGATCGCCCCGGGCACGATGTACCTGTTGAACGGGCACGAGCACCACACCCTGCGTCCCAAGACGGACTTCCGGTGCGTGTGCGTCTTCAATCCTCCCGTCACCGGACGGGAGGACCACGACGAGAACGGTGTCTACCCGCTGCTGACCGAGGAGGGCTGA
- a CDS encoding polysaccharide lyase family 1 protein, which translates to MRTQLRTRSRGLTALAAGTVAVVAVALLPGSAGAAETSPVGYGAGTTGGGSTAAVTVTSLDAFKTAVTGTAAKTVKVSGIISLSGQVDIGSNTTVLGVGSSSGFTGGGLRLKNSTNIVIRNLNISKPVAPADGITVQKSTKVWIDHNTFSADRDHDKDYYDGLLDITHASDQVTVSWNTFKDHYKGSLVGHSDNNASEDTGHLHVTYHHNYFNNVNSRIPSLRFGTGHFYDNYVVGASTAVHSRMGAQMLVENNVFRSTGVAITTIRDSDEDGYVVERGNDLGGAATEISQVGTLTRAPYSYTAEPASSVVSSVTGGAGAGKI; encoded by the coding sequence ATGCGCACCCAACTCCGCACCCGCAGCCGTGGCCTCACGGCCCTCGCCGCCGGGACAGTCGCCGTCGTCGCCGTCGCCCTGCTCCCGGGCTCCGCCGGGGCCGCCGAAACCTCTCCCGTGGGCTACGGGGCCGGCACGACCGGCGGCGGCAGCACCGCCGCCGTGACCGTCACCAGCCTCGACGCGTTCAAGACGGCCGTCACCGGCACCGCCGCCAAGACCGTCAAGGTCAGCGGGATCATCTCGCTCAGCGGCCAGGTCGACATCGGGTCCAACACCACCGTCCTGGGCGTCGGTTCGTCCTCCGGGTTCACCGGTGGCGGGCTGCGGCTGAAGAACTCGACGAACATCGTGATCCGCAACCTCAACATCAGCAAGCCGGTCGCCCCCGCCGACGGGATCACCGTCCAGAAGTCCACCAAGGTGTGGATCGACCACAACACCTTCTCCGCCGACCGCGACCACGACAAGGACTACTACGACGGTCTGCTCGACATCACCCACGCCTCCGACCAGGTCACCGTCTCCTGGAACACCTTCAAGGACCACTACAAGGGCAGCCTGGTCGGCCACAGCGACAACAACGCGAGCGAGGACACCGGCCACCTCCATGTGACCTACCACCACAACTACTTCAACAACGTCAACTCCCGTATCCCCAGCCTCCGGTTCGGCACCGGCCACTTCTACGACAACTACGTCGTGGGCGCCTCGACGGCCGTGCACTCCCGGATGGGCGCGCAGATGCTGGTGGAGAACAACGTCTTCCGCAGTACCGGTGTAGCCATCACCACCATCCGGGACAGCGACGAGGACGGCTACGTCGTGGAACGCGGCAACGACCTCGGCGGCGCGGCCACCGAGATCTCGCAGGTCGGTACGTTGACCCGGGCGCCGTACTCGTACACCGCCGAACCTGCCTCGTCCGTGGTCTCCTCGGTGACCGGCGGAGCGGGCGCCGGGAAGATCTAG
- a CDS encoding IclR family transcriptional regulator produces the protein MSVAESGGAQVKSAVRTVELLEYFAGRPGMHSLAAVQEAVGYPKSSLYMLLRTLVELGWVETDATGTRYGIGVRALLVGTSYIDGDEVVAASRPTLDRLSDDTTETIHLARLDGTNVVYLATRQSQHYLRPFTRVGRRLPAHSTSLGKALLATHSDEQVRKMMPETLPALTEHTLTDREKLIEELHLIREQGYAVDREENTLGLRCFGVAIPYRTPARDAISCSVPVARLTPAHEQTVKDSLFDARDRLTLATRRL, from the coding sequence ATGTCGGTTGCCGAGTCTGGTGGGGCACAGGTCAAGTCCGCGGTGCGGACGGTGGAGCTGCTGGAGTACTTCGCCGGGCGGCCCGGCATGCACTCGCTCGCGGCGGTGCAGGAGGCCGTCGGATATCCCAAGTCCAGCCTCTACATGCTGTTGCGGACCCTGGTCGAGCTGGGCTGGGTGGAGACGGACGCGACCGGGACGCGTTACGGGATCGGCGTACGGGCGCTGCTGGTCGGCACCTCGTACATCGACGGCGACGAGGTCGTCGCGGCCTCCCGCCCCACCCTGGACCGGCTCTCCGACGACACCACCGAGACCATCCACCTGGCCCGCCTGGACGGGACGAACGTGGTGTACCTCGCCACCCGGCAGTCCCAGCACTATCTGCGCCCCTTCACCCGGGTCGGCCGCCGGCTGCCCGCGCACTCCACCTCGCTCGGCAAGGCCCTGCTGGCCACCCACAGCGACGAGCAGGTACGCAAGATGATGCCCGAGACGCTGCCCGCGCTGACCGAGCACACCCTGACCGACCGGGAGAAGCTCATCGAGGAGCTGCACCTGATCCGCGAGCAGGGATACGCGGTGGACCGCGAGGAGAACACCCTGGGGCTGCGCTGCTTCGGCGTCGCGATCCCGTACCGCACCCCGGCGCGCGACGCGATCAGCTGCTCGGTGCCGGTCGCCCGGCTCACGCCCGCGCACGAACAGACCGTCAAGGACTCACTGTTCGACGCGCGCGACCGGCTGACCCTCGCGACCCGGAGGCTCTGA
- the thpD gene encoding ectoine hydroxylase — MTTDVRADLYPSRGAAEMTTPRQDPVIWSAPGAPGPVSAKDLQGFERDGFLTVGQLIEPDEVAGYHAELERLIADPAVRADERSIIEPKSQDVRSVFEVHRLSEVFARLVSDERVVGRARQILGSDVYVHQSRINVKPGFGASGFYWHSDFETWHAEDGLPNMRAVSVSIALTENYDTNGGLMIMPGSHKSFLGCAGETPKDNYKKSLQMQDAGTPSDEALTKMADRHGIKLFTGPAGSATWFDCNAMHGSGDNITPYPRSNVFIVFNSVENKAEEPFAAPIRRPEFIGARDFTPVK, encoded by the coding sequence ATGACCACTGATGTACGCGCCGACCTGTACCCATCGCGCGGCGCCGCCGAGATGACCACTCCCCGCCAGGACCCGGTCATCTGGTCCGCGCCGGGCGCACCGGGGCCGGTCTCCGCGAAGGACCTCCAGGGGTTTGAGCGCGACGGCTTCCTCACCGTCGGCCAGCTGATCGAACCGGACGAAGTGGCCGGCTACCACGCCGAACTGGAGCGGCTGATCGCCGATCCTGCGGTCCGGGCCGACGAACGCTCGATCATCGAGCCGAAGTCGCAGGACGTACGGTCGGTCTTCGAGGTCCACCGGCTCAGCGAGGTGTTCGCCCGGCTGGTCAGCGACGAGCGCGTGGTCGGCCGGGCCCGGCAGATCCTCGGCTCGGACGTGTACGTCCACCAGTCCCGGATCAACGTCAAGCCGGGCTTCGGTGCCTCGGGGTTCTACTGGCACTCGGACTTCGAGACCTGGCACGCCGAGGACGGTCTGCCGAACATGCGGGCGGTGTCCGTCTCGATCGCGCTGACCGAGAACTACGACACCAACGGCGGGCTGATGATCATGCCCGGCTCGCACAAGTCGTTCCTCGGGTGCGCGGGTGAGACACCGAAGGACAACTACAAGAAGTCGCTGCAGATGCAGGACGCGGGCACCCCGTCCGACGAGGCGCTGACGAAGATGGCCGACCGGCACGGCATCAAGCTCTTCACGGGGCCGGCCGGTTCGGCGACCTGGTTCGACTGCAACGCCATGCACGGTTCGGGCGACAACATCACCCCGTACCCGCGCAGCAACGTCTTCATCGTGTTCAACAGCGTGGAGAACAAGGCCGAGGAGCCCTTCGCGGCTCCGATCCGCCGCCCGGAGTTCATCGGGGCGCGGGACTTCACGCCGGTGAAGTAG
- a CDS encoding DUF1349 domain-containing protein, protein MTLRLPELPFGLEPSGPATGWSYEDGTLTARAGARQDRFVPPAGDATDPASDAPRLLGTAPEGDFQLIARVRVGFAAPFDAGVLYLHVGDREWAKLCLELSPDRPTICTVVTRGHSDDVNSAVVDGDTHWLRLSRTGKAFACHASADGEKWTFVRVFALGTPEQAAAASIGFLVQSPTGDGCEAAFDRITFRPRGLVDLRDGS, encoded by the coding sequence ATGACCCTGCGACTCCCCGAACTCCCCTTCGGCCTCGAACCGTCCGGCCCCGCCACCGGGTGGAGCTACGAGGACGGCACCCTGACCGCTCGCGCGGGCGCCCGGCAGGACCGATTCGTCCCGCCGGCCGGCGATGCCACCGACCCCGCGAGCGACGCGCCCCGGCTCCTGGGCACCGCCCCGGAGGGCGACTTCCAGCTGATCGCCCGGGTACGGGTCGGCTTCGCCGCCCCCTTCGACGCGGGCGTCCTCTACCTCCACGTCGGCGACCGCGAGTGGGCCAAGCTCTGCCTGGAGCTCTCCCCGGACCGCCCCACCATCTGTACGGTCGTCACCCGCGGCCACTCCGACGACGTCAACTCCGCCGTCGTGGACGGCGACACCCACTGGCTGCGCCTGAGCCGTACCGGCAAGGCCTTCGCCTGCCACGCCTCCGCCGACGGCGAGAAGTGGACCTTCGTCCGCGTCTTCGCCCTGGGCACCCCGGAGCAGGCGGCCGCCGCGTCCATCGGCTTCCTGGTCCAGTCACCCACGGGCGACGGCTGCGAGGCCGCCTTCGACCGGATCACGTTCCGCCCGAGGGGGCTGGTGGACCTGCGCGACGGGAGCTGA
- a CDS encoding aldehyde dehydrogenase (NADP(+)), protein MAAAPVWSVDPRTGNPREQVAVEATAEEVDRAVRAAHAVRASLADRTVRAAFLRTAADLLAEAGEHVIEAADAETALGPARLTGELARTAAQLRAFAEVVDEGAFLDIHIDHEDATRTPPWPDLRRYKIPLGVVAVYAASNFPLAFSVPGGDTASALAAGCPVVVKAHPDHPATSELCASVLRRAAAQAGLPEDVVTVVHGFEAGVELVRHPLVSAAGFTGSVRGGRALFDAAAARPAPIPFHGELGSLNPVVVTEAAAAERGEQIGTGLAGSMTMGAGQFCTKPGFVLAPAGDTGDRLLKSLTEAVSDTEAGVLLDHRMRDAFLAGVRERAGLPDVQAPVTPGAGGEHTVAAGFLTVPAALLTAEGPHDALLEECFGPVTVVARYTSQEEVAAVLSRLPGNLTATLQIATEEADDDAAGLLAALTPLAGRVLVNGWPTGVAVAPAQHHGGPYPATTSTSTSVGATAIERWLRPVSYQTTPEALLPPELREDNPLGLPRRVDGRRA, encoded by the coding sequence GTGGCAGCAGCACCAGTCTGGAGCGTCGACCCCCGCACCGGGAACCCGCGTGAGCAGGTTGCGGTGGAGGCTACAGCGGAGGAGGTCGACCGGGCGGTCCGGGCCGCCCACGCCGTCCGCGCCTCGCTCGCCGACCGCACCGTGCGCGCCGCGTTCCTGCGCACCGCGGCCGACCTGCTCGCCGAGGCAGGGGAGCACGTCATCGAGGCCGCCGACGCCGAGACCGCGCTCGGCCCGGCCCGGCTCACCGGTGAACTCGCGCGCACCGCAGCCCAGTTGAGGGCCTTCGCCGAGGTCGTGGACGAGGGTGCGTTCCTCGACATCCACATCGACCACGAGGACGCCACCCGCACCCCGCCCTGGCCCGACCTGCGCCGCTACAAGATCCCGCTCGGGGTCGTCGCCGTCTACGCGGCCAGCAATTTCCCGCTCGCGTTCTCCGTACCCGGCGGCGACACCGCCAGCGCGCTGGCGGCCGGCTGCCCGGTCGTCGTCAAGGCCCACCCCGACCACCCGGCGACCTCCGAACTCTGCGCCTCCGTGCTGCGCAGGGCCGCCGCCCAGGCAGGACTGCCCGAGGACGTCGTCACCGTCGTGCACGGCTTCGAAGCCGGCGTCGAACTGGTCAGGCACCCCCTCGTCAGCGCGGCCGGCTTCACCGGCTCGGTGCGCGGCGGCCGCGCCCTCTTCGACGCGGCGGCGGCCAGGCCCGCCCCCATCCCCTTCCACGGCGAGCTCGGCTCCCTCAACCCCGTCGTCGTCACCGAGGCGGCCGCCGCCGAGCGCGGCGAGCAGATCGGCACCGGGCTCGCGGGCTCGATGACCATGGGCGCGGGCCAGTTCTGCACCAAGCCCGGATTCGTCCTCGCCCCCGCGGGCGATACCGGCGACCGGCTCCTGAAGTCCCTCACCGAAGCCGTCAGCGACACCGAGGCGGGCGTCCTGCTCGACCACCGGATGCGCGACGCCTTCCTCGCCGGAGTGCGCGAGCGCGCCGGACTCCCGGACGTGCAGGCCCCGGTCACCCCGGGCGCGGGCGGCGAGCACACCGTCGCGGCCGGCTTCCTGACCGTACCGGCGGCACTGCTCACCGCCGAGGGCCCGCACGACGCCCTCCTGGAGGAGTGTTTCGGCCCGGTCACCGTGGTGGCCCGCTACACCTCCCAGGAAGAGGTCGCCGCGGTCCTGTCCCGGCTGCCCGGCAACCTCACCGCCACCCTCCAGATCGCCACGGAGGAGGCCGACGACGACGCCGCCGGACTCCTGGCCGCGCTCACCCCGCTGGCGGGCCGCGTCCTGGTCAACGGCTGGCCGACCGGCGTCGCCGTCGCGCCCGCCCAGCACCACGGCGGCCCCTACCCGGCCACCACCTCCACCTCCACCTCGGTCGGTGCCACCGCGATCGAGCGCTGGCTGCGCCCGGTCAGCTACCAGACCACCCCCGAGGCCCTGCTCCCGCCGGAGCTCCGCGAGGACAACCCGCTGGGCCTGCCCCGCCGGGTGGACGGGCGGCGCGCATGA
- a CDS encoding aminotransferase class V-fold PLP-dependent enzyme: MMISSLSRAVDAEFAPETAYLNTSSCGLLPRRTVAAVKALAEENATGRRDGAGDFGAADAAREGFARIAGVGAGRVAVGSSVSVHVGLIACSLPAGAEVLAPEGEFSSVVSPFAVRGDLRMRYVPLAGLAEAVRPETALVAFSAVQSADGRTADLDAVREAAAVHGARTLLDATQSAGWLPLDAGAYDYTVAGGYKFLLCPRGASFLTVTEEAQESLPAVFAGWVSAEDRWGSTYGPVAELAPDARRYDEPPAFLSYHGAEHSLALLNEIGIDAVHDHATGLAARFRAGLAGAGHEPVPGDSAVVAVPGLGDRAAELMRAGVMVSNRAGNLRAAFHLYNTAADVDRALDVLTA; the protein is encoded by the coding sequence ATGATGATCTCTTCGCTCAGCCGTGCGGTCGACGCCGAGTTCGCGCCGGAGACCGCCTACCTCAACACCTCAAGCTGCGGGCTGCTGCCCCGCCGGACCGTGGCCGCGGTGAAGGCCCTCGCCGAGGAGAACGCCACCGGCCGCCGGGACGGGGCCGGCGACTTCGGGGCCGCCGACGCCGCGCGGGAGGGCTTCGCGCGGATCGCCGGTGTCGGGGCCGGCCGGGTCGCGGTCGGCAGCTCGGTCTCCGTCCACGTCGGGCTGATCGCCTGCTCGCTCCCGGCGGGGGCCGAAGTGCTCGCGCCGGAGGGGGAGTTCAGCTCCGTCGTCAGTCCGTTCGCGGTCCGCGGCGACCTCCGGATGCGGTACGTCCCGCTGGCGGGGCTGGCCGAAGCGGTGCGTCCGGAGACCGCGCTCGTTGCCTTCTCCGCCGTGCAGTCCGCCGACGGCCGCACCGCGGACCTGGACGCGGTGCGGGAGGCGGCGGCCGTCCATGGCGCCCGTACGCTCCTTGACGCCACCCAGTCCGCCGGCTGGCTGCCGCTCGACGCCGGGGCGTACGACTACACGGTCGCGGGCGGCTACAAGTTCCTGCTCTGCCCGCGCGGCGCGTCGTTCCTCACCGTCACCGAGGAGGCGCAGGAGTCACTGCCGGCGGTCTTCGCGGGCTGGGTCAGCGCCGAGGACCGCTGGGGGAGCACCTACGGGCCGGTCGCCGAGCTCGCCCCCGACGCCCGCCGCTACGACGAGCCGCCCGCGTTCCTCTCGTACCACGGAGCCGAGCACTCCCTCGCGCTGCTGAACGAGATCGGCATCGACGCCGTCCACGACCACGCCACCGGCCTGGCGGCCCGCTTCCGGGCCGGTCTGGCGGGGGCGGGGCACGAGCCGGTGCCGGGGGACTCCGCCGTGGTCGCGGTGCCCGGACTCGGGGACCGCGCGGCGGAACTGATGCGGGCCGGCGTGATGGTCTCCAACCGGGCCGGCAACCTGCGCGCCGCCTTCCACCTGTACAACACGGCGGCCGACGTGGACCGCGCGCTGGACGTACTGACCGCCTGA